Within the Acinonyx jubatus isolate Ajub_Pintada_27869175 chromosome E4, VMU_Ajub_asm_v1.0, whole genome shotgun sequence genome, the region GCACCTGCCCGGCTGGAGACCTGAACGCCCAGATTTGGGACGGATTTGGGTCCTGGCTTAGGGAGGAAGGTTAGGAGCTCTAAGCTGGGATTCAGGATTGAGGCCGCAGTCTGTTTTTGGTGCAGAGCTGGAGTCAGATGGACTGAGGTCAGTTTGGGGTCCAGACTGGAGATAGGGGAGGGGTCAGAGTCGAGTTGGGGAGTCGAAATGGAAGCCGGAGAGGGGAGTCAGGGTCCAAATGTTGGCACAGctttcctgccctcctctcccctctctgaacCGCTCACCCTTCACCTCCAGTTAAAGAAGTCCTGTCTGTCCCCAACTCCATCGTGGAGCTCCCCTGCCCCCGCCTGTCAGCCCTGGCGTCTTATCGCTGGAGTCACGGCAAAGCGGCGGTCCCAGAGGCCTCTGCGGCGGTCTACAACggctccctgctgctgctgctgcaggacGGGGTGGGGGGCCTGTACCAGTGCTGGGCCACAGAGAACGACTTTTCCTACCCTGTGGTCTCCTACTGGGTGCACAGCCAGGATCAGCCCCTGGCCCTGGACCCTGAACTGGCGGGCATCCCCCGGGAACGTGTGGAGGCCCCGTTGACCAGGGTCGGGGGCGGGGCCGCCCTGGCCGCCCAGCGGTCCTACTGGCCTCACTTCCTCACGGTCACTGTGCTCCTGGCCCTCGTGCTTTCTGGagccctcctccttctccttgccTCCCCGCTGGGGGCGCTCCGAGCCCGGGGCAAGGTGCGGGGCTGTGAGACCCTGCCTCCTGGAGAGAAGGCCCCCCTGAGCAGAAAGCAGCACCTCCAACCTCCCAAGGACCACACGACCTCGGCCGGCGAGGTGGACGCGGACAACAACCATCTGGGCTCTGAGGTGGCTTAAACTCTGGGCACAGACCGGGGCTGTAGGGTGGGCAGGGCGCCTGGCCATGCCGGCTGTGGGGACCTGGGACTTGGTGGGGGAGTACCACGAAAGACCACCTTTTCCTGCCACTGTGTGCCACCAGGAGCCCTCAGCGGGGCTGGACACAGCGGTCTGACCCCCTCTGGGCCTGCCTTCCACCACGCACACAGGCTCTCCAGCTTGGCTGTTCCAGAACCCtccggcgggggggcggggggggggaggttccAGGACCCTGTGGTAATAAACACCAACATACAAACGGGACAGCACGCTAGTACCCCTGGCGACCCCACTCTGGTCGCAGCCGCCACCTCACCTCAGACGCCAGCGCCCCCCTCCCGGGGATCTGCAGGGAGAcgcgccctccccctcccttgtcAACCATGCACCGCTGACTCCCGGGAAGTCTTTCCGGAAGTCTGACCGCCTTCCTTCTTGCTTCGGTTGGGGAGACTGTGATCCCTGCTGGCCTGGCTGGAGTAACAGGGGTCATCTGAGCCTTGTTCACTCCTTTGCTGTGGCTGACCCCTTGATCTttgtcctctcccctcctttaTTTTGGGATTCAGAAAACGGCTTGTCAcagacagtttattttttattaaaaagacaaagctTATGGGTGGTGCTTTTGTCCGAGCGGCATGCCGTAGCCGAggaccctgggggtggggcgAGCAGGCAGTCCCACGACGTCAGCAGGGAGggtttgtggggtgcctggtcTCTTCTGCGCTGCCGGCTCCCCACCCGGGACCTGCCCCCcaggcctctcctctgctcaggcGCTGCAGGAGAGTGGCTCGGACCCCGCTGTCAGGCCAGCGCAGCTGGGGGGTGGCAGCCTCCACCGGGACCCACCGGGCCGCGCCTCACCTGTCGCTGACCCCCGCCGCTTCCGATCCCCGCAGCTACTGTTCCCTGCCGTCCCAGCTTCCCGTGACGCCGATCGGCACCCCTTCCCCACGGCCCCAGTTGGCGTCAACTCTCGTGGACTGGATTTATGGAGAGACTGTACAGCCACCCCATCCCCTCCCAGATCTGACACGCGGCGCTCTGTCCACACCCCCGTGCCACCTCCCTCGGGCTAACCAagccccttccctctgtctgccAAGACCCCCGGCATTGCCCTCTCACTCCACGACCCCTGCCTTccgtctgcccccctccccacccaggtgTGCTAGGTGTTCTCTGCGGGAACCAAACACATGAGAAcgctgctcccccccccaccctccccaccaaaCGCCAGAGAGGGGCCTTtctggctgcccccccccccctcgccccagGGAGGCCCTCGCCCTCTCCGATGCCCTGTGGTCTGGCTTTCTCCGCACAAATGACTCTCTGAGACTACCGCTGTGTCACCTTCACACCTGGCCCCCCTCTTCCCATAACTCTCTTCCCCTATggtttactgtttttatttacgtatttatttttaatcgtGGTACAAAGCAAATACCGTAACATTTACcctcttaaccacttttaagctCAGTAGTGTCAACGATATTCACGTTGCTGTGTAACAACATCTCTAGGGCGTTTTCGTCTTGCAGCCCCCTTCCCTGcagccctggcagccaccattccaCTCGCTACGAGTCTGACCACTTCAGGGGCTTCAGGGGGAATTGTACAGCGTCTGGCCTTCCGCGACTGGCTTTTTCCATTCACCATAGTATCCTCCAGGGTCACCGTGGCGTAGCCCGGGCCCAGGATGCGTCCCTCCTCTCTGGGGGCTGACGCGTGCTCCGCCAGGGGCGCTGGCCTCGATGTCCTCACCTGCTCATCTGTGGGCGGACGCCCGGTTGGCTGcacctcttggctgttgtgaactCGATGCACAAGGGTCCCCTCCAGATCCCGCCTGCCGTGTCTTCGTTGCTGGCCTTACGTGGCTTCTCTAggggtttctctctcccctgctgacTCCTCTTCCTCCGCTGCCCAGTGCACTCTTACCCCGGGCCTGGCTTCCACTCTTCCAAGGACCTGCAAGCCTTCTCCCGCGGCTCCCCTGCTGGCCTGGAGACCTGGGGCTGTGGGGCCTCGGGCAGGACACGCCTCCGGGGCGGCACCTGCTATGAGTGCAGAAGCCTCCCctgtctgccccccccacccccccagctccTCACCTGTCAGAAAGAAGGTCCACAGCCTGCACCGTGGGGCGCTACGCTCGGGCGACCGAGGCCTCGGGGGTGCTTACCGTTTGTGAGAGCACAGTCTTGGTCAGTCTCACCCGATGTGACCTCTCTGCAGACTTCGGCGACAATTCCTTCCTGCAACACCTGTCCTTTGGTCTCCGGCTGCGGTGCCCTCGTGCTCACCTGCCTCCCCGTCTGCCTCTGCATCTCGTTCCCGCGAgctctgttctctccctctgACGGTTCCCTCGGACAGGGACAGGGGTTCTCCGAGGGGTTCCCTCGGACAGGGGTTCCCTCCCTCTGAGGTCTCCAGGCCTGCTGCTTCCACTCCCGCCTCTTAACCAAGGACGCGCATCTGCCCACCCATCTGGCGAACATGCACTCGGCATCTGCTATGGCTCGGAACTTGGCCTAGACGGCGGGAGACACAGGAGTCAGGTCTGCTTCCTGTCCTCACAGGGCTCACTACGCAGCAACAGGGCCGGCCACCGGGAAGAGTATCGTGGGGGACAGGGCATGGCCCGCCCCTCTAGCTACTGCTTACCTGTAACTAGACACACCCCAGGCGTCTCTAACGCACCATCTCCCAGGTTCAGTTTGTCATCCCCTCCAGACCTGCTCCCCTCCAATGTTCCCCTACGAGGGGAGGCTTGGAACTCACCCTACGCTTTGCTTCCTCTCTGCCACCCCTCCACACCACTGGGTGggtccccagccccccccccccgctcgccCTCGAACTCCTCGGCACCTCTGCAGTCCCACAGGGTCCCGGCCACTTCACCGAGACAACCAGAGCCCACCCCGCACCAGTCTCTTCCACCTTTCTGCCACCCTCCTCCAGTCTCCACTCTCTGGTCAGGGTCAAgagaagcttacttaaaaaaaaaaaaaaaaagaaaaaaaaaattcttcctaacACTTGAGATGGCTTTTCGTTAGATCCAGAATAAAGAAACGAAAACCTCGGAACAGCGTGCCTTCCCTCCAGCGCCTCCAAACACGCCTTGGTGCTACTTACAGCTTCTGAGCACCTCTGTGCACTTTTGGGGAAACCTTTCCCGAGTGCCCGGCGTTATTCCACGTCTTGGTAACACAGAGATGAACAGACATCCTGCCTCAAGGAACGAACAGTGAGGTTCTTCTCCCACCTAGAACATCACCCCCTCCAGATTCTTCTCTAACCTACTATGCAGAATTAGTGCCCCCCCCGCCTCCTTCACTGCAATCCCTTCTTGTACCGCTTGCTGCTTCGCCCGGTGTCTgtgtgcctggcatatggtaagcaCTCTCAGTGCtcaaatccattcattcattcactcaaatatttactgagcactttttATGTGACAGGCGCTGTCAGGTGCCGAGAGCACACTACTGAACAGAACACACAAGTCTTGTGATCATAGAGCATACATACATTCTAGTGTGGGAGACAgataataatagataaataagtcAAACAGGGACCGACATTAGATGGTGATGTGCTATGAAGGAAAGAATCGAGTGGCAGAAAGAAGCTTGAGTGGAAGGAGTgtgtacaatttaaaaatttttaatgtttattattattattttaagagacagagcgctagcgggggaggggcagagaaagagggagacacagagtctgaagcaggctccagactctgagctgtcagcacagaccccaatgcggagctcaaacccgcaaaccgtgagaacgtgacctgagccaagttggacgcttaactgactacgccacccaggtgtccctgtacaATTTTAAATAGGAGATTCAGAGTAGGTCTCACTGATAGGGCAGAGTTTGAACAATGGAACATGAAGTAAATGGAAGCATGGGCTATGTGGATGGCAGAGGAAATGCCTCCAGACTTAAGCAGAAGCccatgcaaaggtcctgaggcaggagtgatAGAGGTAGATGAAAGGAGAAAGATACTGGGGGTGGGTATGAGAGAGATTGTAGGACCCTGTAGGCCATTGCCACGTAGATGTTGGTTTTTATTCTGAATAAATGGGGAGCCACCGGAGTGTTTCGAAAAGGGGAGGGAAAATGATCTGACTTAGAATTCAAAGGCATCATTCTGGCTGCTTCTTTGTGATTAGAACATAGCAGGAGCAAGCATCAACAAAGAAATCTGTGAGGTAGCTGCTGGGATAATCCAGGTGGAAAGGATGGTGTCTGGGAGCAGTGTGGCAGTATGGAGGTGGGAAGTGGCCAAGCtctggagatatatatatatatatatatatatatatatatatatatatataatttatttttttaagtttattttgagagagagatagagagaagatcccaagcaggctccgtgctgtcagcacagagtcggatgtggggttccatctcacaaatgtgagatcatgacctgagcgaaaaccaagagtcagtcgcttaagggactgagtcatccaggtccCCCGggtatatttttaagataaaaccgATGGTGTCTGATGATAGATTGCATGTGatgagtgagaaaaagagaacattcaGCGATGGCCCCCAGATTTTTGGTCTGGGCAAACGGAAGAATATACTTATTAATGAACCAAGGTAAGGAAAAGAATGTCTATTCGagtcctttgtctattttttaaaaaatatttttaatatttacttttgagagagagacagagagcaagcgagttggggaggagcagagacagagagacagaatctgaagcaggctccaagctgtcagcacaaggccaaTGCAGGCaggaactcaaaaactgtgagatcataacctgagccgaagtcagtcacttaaccgactgagccacccaggcggcctgccttctattcatttttaaattgggttgttggTCTTTGTTGCTGACTTGTAGAAATATCTCTTGAAGTGAACTGATTCTCCACTCTGGCCCCCAGTCCCTCATCtcctccttttatttaaaaaaaattttttttttttttcctggagagagggagagagagcacgatccggggaggtgcagagaaagaggatccaaggcaggctctgcgctgaccgctaaGTGCCCTATGCGGGGCTGGACCTCAGGAaccccaagaccatgacctgagccacagccaGACACTCAacactaagccaaccaggtgccctctTCTCCTTTTAAATCCAAGTATGGGCAAATAATGTCAGAGCCAGAAGAGACCCTAATGTCATTTACTGCACCTCCAGGATGTCCCCCATCCCTGCAATGTTTTGAGTCCTCAAACCTCAAAACGGGTTATTCTAACCCATTTGAGTCCTTCCTCCTGCACACTGGCCTCTACTCTTTTgggtttacagatgagaaaagttaCGCAAAAATTACAGATTACATTGAATTTAAGATATCCAACAGACCCAAAACACAAGGTGACCCACTTTCATCAGTATCTCCCAGAAGCGCCCGGCGACTCGGTTTCGGCGAAGGAGAAAGGACACGCACGCGCCGTAGAGCTGAGGGCAGAACGAAGCCAGTGGAGGCGTGGCTTCTGCCCGAAATCAATATGGCCACAGGACCCGCCCATCCACTCttcgggggcgggggcagaggctCAAGGCTCAGTACTCCATTGGTGGAGTTGCCTCACAGGGCATCCCCGCCAGGGGGCGGGAATGACAGTGTCCCAATTTCCGGTTCCGGCAGTACCAGGAGCCGGGTCGAGATGGGGGAAGATGCGAGCGGAGGCCGGCGGTCGCCGGGCATGGAGGCCAGAGTGGGAGCTGTGGCCTAAAGGTCCGGGCTTGGAGTTCGCCTCGGACGCGGCGGAACCGCCGTGATCGGAGAAGGTAAGAAAGCACCGGCGTGGGGTGCCTGGCGACTAAGGTCTCCGAGGACCTGGACCTGTCAGGGAGGCAGGGCTGCCTGCAGGTCCACGGGAGCCCGCCACGCAGCTCTGGAGGTGCAGGGCGACTCCAGCGAAGCATCTCTTCCAGTCGGAGGGACGTGAGGCTCGCCGCCAGCGACAGAAGCGGGGCGAGAGGCGTGGCGGGGGCCACGTCTGAAGACCTAGCCGAGGGTGGCTGTGCGGGGAGCAGGACAGAGGCTGCATAAAGGGGTGTCATGTGGTGTCTAGGATGAGGGGTCACGTGGGTGGAAGACCAAAGGAGGGCCGGGTGGGAACTCACGGCGACCGAGGGAGGAGATTCCCTCAAAGGAGGGGTCGGAGGCAACGCCAGGGACCTCCCCTAGGGACAGGCATATTCATTAGGACACGTGGGCCAGCATGTATATATATTCGCGTTCACGTCGCGGGTCGCTCCCGGGAAGCAGAATCTGATGCACATGCAGAGGGAGAGCAGACGAACAGAAGGGGGAAGCAAAGATCCTGTTTCCAGCTGAGAATCGGAGATCCAACCGCACGGGTGTGGTGTCCGGGATTTTTGCTTTGGTGGGGTGGTTGGCGGAAAAGCTCTGAATGCGTCCGCTAGTCATCATTGGGCCCAGTTCTGGTGACGAGTCAGGATGGAGCCATCATGGTCCTGGACCCTTAGAGTCGTTTTTATCGTTGTTGTAATACTGACGGCCCTTTATATGTAAAGCACTGTTGTCCAAACGCTGACACACACTGGTCACCCAGAGAACTTGTTAAAATGTTGGCTCTTACTCAAAAGGTCTAAGCGTGCATCCTgatattctgtatttctaacaagctcccaggtaatGTCCATGCTGTGGTCTGTGCAGCATTGTCTAACAGGGCTTTCTGCAATGATAGAAATGCTTTGCTGTTACAAAATGCTTTCACACTTATTACCTCACATGAGTTGCACCACACTTTTATATAGCCGTGGCAGGCTTCACTAGCCCCCTCTCGCCGATGAGGAAACCGAGTTTCAATGAAGCGACTTGGTTCCAACCCTACCAGTAAGTAACGGAAGTAGAACTCAAACCTGGATCTCCTGAGTACCAGTGTTCTTTCCACCTCGTGACCTGGCCTTCCGTGACACTGCCTTGTCTCTAACCAGAATCTTCTGTCAGAGCCTAGTGAATAGTCTGGCGTGATGTTTCTGGTTCAGGAAGAGCGgaagtggaaggaagggaggtgtaCCGAGACCACCAGTTTGTCCCTTTGCGCTGGTGGCTCTGCCTCTGACATCTCATGTGATGATTTCAGGATGCTCTGGGTCATCTGAGCAGGGTTGAAAGGTGGGAGGAAATTCAGAATTGGAGCTGTGTGCACAGATAGCCTAGGAAAGGGCCATAAAGAACCGGGGCTGATTGAGTTGGGAGAAGGGAAGGCTGGAAGGCGTACAGGAGTCTGTGAAGAGGATTTTCCAGGGGGTAGAACAAGAAGAACTGGTTTTGATATTTCAGCAGGAGGTTTGGAAGTTACGTAACAAAGAGCAGGTTCAGATCCCACCTTTGCGGAACAGCCCCACCTTtggaaggggtagagggagggagtgcAGTGCCCTCTCCCCTTCAACTTGGAGGCTTATTCCTCTGAGGCATGACCCTTAGTGGCTCCTCCTGTCACCACGGCGATGGTAGGAGTTATCTGCTTTGGCCTCGGAGGGGAGAGTCCGCCTTCCTTTTGGGAATTTAAAATCAACTGGCTCATGTAAGAGACGGAGGAAAGCAGAAAAGGGGCACGGGTCCTGCCTTCGGGTTTCTCAGTGGGGGATACTGGTACTTTGTGGTTCAGCTTGACGAGTTGAGACAGTGCCCACAAAACCAGGTCCTGGAACAGAATCCTTCGCTGCTCCTCCTTTCTGCCCGGCTTAGCACACAGCTTGCACAAGCCCGGCAGGAGGCCCTCCTGCTTGAGCCCAGCCGTGTTTGTCCTGTGACAACCATGTGCCCACTGGCCACTCAGCTCTCTCCACCGGCACACTGGGAAAGCATGGGCAGATCTTGGTTTCTCCGGAACAAAGCTGAGAGAAAGCCCTGGTCATCTGCGGGGCCAGGAGCTTATGCTGAACCCTTGGGTGACTGGTAGTCATGAGGGCATTAATCCTGCCTCCCACAGGTAGGGGTGACTTGGCTTTAGACTGAGCAGTGTGATTTGTGCTGGAGCCTCAGTTCCCGTGGGGTAGAAGGTGTGGTAGTGTAGGCAGAAGATCTTGGCTCACCACTGCCCTCACTGCtgaccagctgggtgaccttggacctggtgctctgttttctcatttagcCGAAGTGTCTAACTGCACAGGCTAGGTTGTACGGATTATATGAGGTGATAGGTATTCGGTAAATCctagagtctctctctctctctcctcattgcTCAGTGGTTTGGGAAACATGACCATGGGACCCTGGATCACACTCTGGGCAGGGCAGACGGTGACCACCTTCTCCTGAAGGCCTCAAAGGAGAAGACTGCCCTGCTGGATTTGGTGGGTGTCCCAGTctgaggctggggaggaaggGCCACTTTTGTCCCCAGCAGGTGACACAGTAGTGTTCCTTTCACTCATTTCCCACAGCCTAGACTCTCCATTCTGGCAACCCCATTGTCCTAAGCCATCGTTCTCTTGTTTCATTGTCTACCTGCTCGGCCTCCATTCAAATACCTCTGTCCTCCAGGGGATCTTCTCGCTTATTCAGCAGCCCATGCGTGGCCAGCTTGCTCTGCAGGTAGCCTGTACATAGCGAAGGTGACACCATTCACACTGTCCAGCTCGGTGCATTCCAGAGAGCCAACCTTGCTTCTCCGCTGACTTCCATGGGAAGGCGGGAGGCTCCTTAGGCTGGGACCTTGGGTTGCAGAAGGTGGTTTAGGATTGGTTTAGACACTTGACATGAGGTTTGCCAAGGCACTGGCCGCGGGAGCACTTCAGCTTCTAGACTTGTCCCTTTGAGGTGGCCACCTCCGTTCCCAGCCTGTAGGGATTTCTCTCAAAGCCTGGGCAGCCTGACTGTTCACTACCAGTTTCACTTCCCAGTTTCCCCTCTGGCTGAAAATGTCCAGTTTCTTACGCAGGAACACATCGCATTGACACGAAGAATATGTCCAATATATCATGACCTCTTATTTGACAGTTCTTGAGTTGGAGGCTCCTAATTTTATACAATTATTAGTATTACTTTTATTTGGAAACTCAGGCGAAGGATACACTTGACATGAGAGCCACATGTGCAGTGATTTGCCCTGGTTTCTTTCTGTATCTTACATTCATTCCCGGAGGGATACCGTGTCATCTCGAATAGACTGTGAGCTTCTCGAAGGCAGAATCTGTATCTTCTGTGTCACTTTGAAATGTCCCCTCATTATACAGGACGGAGGTTATTATTTATATGCTTGGGGGTGAAAGGGGCAGACATGTTCTCTACTGTGTCGTTCTCAAGGCTCTTCAGGGAAACTACTTAGCTCTctgctggtttttttctttctctagagtGAGTTATCTAATAACCAAAGAGGACTCCGACCTTTGGCTTGTTCCTAACTTTCTAACTCCTTTCAtcggagggaggggagaggtggggggatgcCACACTTTCTTCTAATGTGGACTGGAAGCAATGTAAGGGTAGTGCGCGTGGGGtcagatggggaggggggtgttgggGACCAGAGATTAAGGCGAGGCAGCTAGTAATGGTGACAAAAGAGGCACCTTGCTGAGGGTGAAGGGTCAAGGCCTTGCCTCCTCATCTGAAATGGAGCACTTCCCTTCATCACTGGGAACCGGCTGTGTCACTTAGTGATGTCCCCTTAGCCCACTTGAAGGCCTTGCATCTGGCCAGGTGGTTTGTCCTCAGCATCCTGAGCTCTGCCTGGGtgtgcagagaaggaggagaacgGACCATGACACCGGGgcccaggcagaggcagagaccgGAATGGGCCGTTTGAtgagcccagggcagggagccTAGGCGGGCATGGAGCCTAGGGAGTCACTGACGTGAGGACAGGGCtgataaaggagagagaaggggcagcaCCCTGATCCGTGAAGGAAGACTCTCAGGCGAGAGTTGGCCAAGCTAGACTGGGTGGAATCTAAGCTTTGGGGACGTGAGTACCCCAGGAGATgaaagtgggggggagggtggtcagAGCCCGGCCAGGAGGGCCGAGTGCGAGGTTCCGGCCTCCTTTCCCACATCCGCCCACCCGCTCACATCTCCAGGTCTTCAGGCACCATGGAGGACAAACGCAACATCCAGATCATCGAGTGGGAACACCTGGACAAGAAGAAGTTCTACGTGTTTGGTGTGGCAATGACGATGATGATCCGTGTTAGCGTCTACCCCTTTACCCTCATCCGCACCCGGCTGCAGGTTCAGAAAGGCAAGAGCCTCTACCACGGGACTTTTGATGCCTTCATCAAGATCCTGCGAGCAGATGGCGTGACTGGCCTCTACCGGGGGTTCCTGGTCAACACGTTCACCCTCATCTCTGGCCAGTGCTATGTCACCACGTACGAGCTCACCCGGAAGTTTGTCGCCGACTACAGCCAGAGCAACACGGTCAAATCGCTGGTGGCCGGTGGCTCGGCCTCCCTGGTGGCCCAGAGCATCACGGTGCCCATCGATGTGGTGTCCCAGCACCTGATGATGCAGCGCAAGGGCGAGAGAATGGGCCGCTTCCAAGTGCGAGGGAGCCCGGAGGGACGAGGGGTGGTTGCCTTCGGCCAGACCAAGGACATCATCAGACAGATCTTGCGGGCTGATGGGCTTCGAGGCTTCTACCGAGGCTACGTGGCTTCACTGCTTACCTACATCCCAAATAGCGCCGTCTGGTGGCCCTTCTATCACTTCTATGCAGGTAAGTGGGGCCCAGGAGAGTCAGCGCAGAGGGTGGGCCTGCTGACGGGGCTGAGCTGCTGTGGTTTTGCGCTTGCTGCGGTGGAGGATTTAATGGGAGAGTGGGCTGTTCATCCAGCAAACATTTGACTCCAGGAGGGTTCACGGATCATAATACCTGGTTCTTCCTTCCGGGAGCTTACATCATCGTGGGGGAATCACAAGTAAAGTCGATGACTGTAGGACATAAAGTACATTCTGGGCGCATCAGAGTCAACAAGGGTTAGTGGAATATTGGCAGAGAAGTGGAAGACGAGGAAGCACAAAACTCGTGGGATACTTGGGATCTGAACATGAAATTTCAGGTTTCAGATGAGCATTTGACTTGCATGCCTTTCCTCAGCATTGTTAAGTTCAAGATGGTGTAGGACCTTGAACCTCTCCACTCCTGTGATGTATTTTGGTTCATaagacattttacttctttttgagtaTTTCCCCAAACGGATTACTGGGCCCAAAGATGACATTTTTGAGGCCCTCAATAAACATAATACCAAATTTCCTTCTGAAAGGTCAGACCACACTGCCCAGAGCAGGACCTGCGTGTGCCTGCCACCCTCGACATCCACAGCTTTAGGTGGCCACCAAACTCCCATGAGGACAGTCTGTGCTTGTAACCTCCCTGATCCCTGCTGCTGGCAATGGACATTCTATCCAACCCATTTGGGACCTTTCTAACCAGATTTCGTAATGACTTCCTCACCTATAATCATTCTGTCctggggcgtttgggtggctcagtcggttgggtgtccaacttcggctcaggtcatgatgtcacggttcgtgggttcgagccctatgtcaggctctgtaccaacagctcagagcctggagcatgcttcggattctgtgtctgcccttcccctgctcacgttctgtctctccctacctctctcaaaaataaataagcattggggcgcctgggtggcttggtcggttaagcgtccgacttcagctcaggtcatgatctcacagtccgtgagttcgagtcccgcgtcgggctctgtgctgatagctcagagcctggaccctgtttcagattctgtgtctccctctctctctctacccctcccctgttcatgctctgtctctctctgtctcaaaaataaataaacgttaaaaaaaaattaataaaaataaaataaaataaaataaataaacattaaaaaaatttaaaaaaaaacattaaaaaaaatcattctgtccCTATGCCACTACTTTCCTGATCGCACCTTCTTCTTTATTgctagttctgtttctctcttctgtttaaCACAGTCTTTCTAGGGTATTTGGTAAAGTTCACATACCTGAATTTCACCCCTGATTCTGCATCAGATTCTTTGGGAG harbors:
- the LOC113596236 gene encoding solute carrier family 25 member 44 isoform X2, whose protein sequence is MEDKRNIQIIEWEHLDKKKFYVFGVAMTMMIRVSVYPFTLIRTRLQVQKGKSLYHGTFDAFIKILRADGVTGLYRGFLVNTFTLISGQCYVTTYELTRKFVADYSQSNTVKSLVAGGSASLVAQSITVPIDVVSQHLMMQRKGERMGRFQVRGSPEGRGVVAFGQTKDIIRQILRADGLRGFYRGYVASLLTYIPNSAVWWPFYHFYAEQISYLCPKECPHIVFQAVSGPLAAATASVLTNPMDVIRTRVQEQQLTVAVLVPRTTTWVRSTSLLFYI